One Roseimaritima multifibrata DNA window includes the following coding sequences:
- a CDS encoding serine/threonine-protein kinase: protein MHDPSQPEQEDNDVDVAFAAYLQACDSGTLPSREDFLAQFPSLSEELGKLMEAIDLVETATNGNDLPETQLLPAIPSDAETIGTATGGSFYDGAGPGSQSGQSQSDAGMPQTLPVAKRQAGDNGPTLPYTLGDYQLVSMLGRGGMGVVYRAIQQPLQREVAVKMIRSGMLASGAEVKRFFAEARAAAKLHHPGIVSVFHFGHRDGHHFFSMECIRGTDLARRIDHSPLPPEEAARYVRDVAEAIDYAHRHGVLHRDLKPANVLIDEQDQIHITDFGLAKQIDSDSSLTGSGVAVGTPSYMAPEQASGHSDRAGPTTDVYSLGAILFAALTGEPPFSGSTVLKTMMQVIHSDPPRPSNLVPDIPADVETICLKCLEKDPGKRYRSAAALAEDLARFLAGRPILARPRPAVVRAINWMESVPLVAAVTGRRQLSEASQGHRRFQAGILLLAMLIPLLIAGFVTVRHSVAQKMPREIHLGGGLEGGAYSEVSELLAKRIHKRGSLPVTVSKSGGSHDNSKSVLDGTVHLAPMQATSITGADLSVAAPLFYEAAHVLVRRDSNIHSIEELAGHAVAVGPDSSGSRQVAEYLLDSYALAPQSVPRKVIPWPQLNSTENLDAAVICIGRRSKLIGDLLDQGWGLLPVQQAIEVSLQHPTLRTMTIPPTDFPSANLPPGGIPTVGTTAFLAVRTDLPDKLVTLTLESLYESPPLFPGMIPRLNAAEWQGLVFHPAARKYYAQSQAKDEPVAK, encoded by the coding sequence ATGCACGACCCCTCCCAGCCCGAACAAGAGGACAACGACGTCGACGTGGCATTCGCCGCCTACTTGCAGGCGTGTGATAGTGGGACCCTTCCCAGCCGCGAGGATTTCCTTGCCCAGTTCCCCAGCCTATCCGAGGAATTGGGGAAACTGATGGAAGCGATCGACTTGGTCGAAACGGCAACCAATGGGAATGACTTGCCAGAAACGCAACTCCTCCCCGCCATCCCCTCCGACGCCGAAACCATCGGTACGGCGACCGGGGGCAGTTTCTACGATGGGGCAGGGCCGGGTAGCCAGTCTGGACAATCCCAGTCAGACGCGGGGATGCCTCAAACGCTTCCCGTCGCCAAGCGGCAAGCGGGCGACAATGGACCAACCCTTCCTTACACGCTGGGCGACTACCAACTGGTCAGCATGCTGGGCCGCGGTGGCATGGGCGTCGTCTACCGCGCGATCCAACAGCCACTTCAACGCGAAGTCGCCGTCAAGATGATCCGTTCAGGCATGTTGGCCAGCGGCGCCGAGGTCAAACGTTTTTTTGCAGAAGCACGAGCCGCTGCGAAACTTCATCACCCGGGGATCGTAAGTGTCTTCCATTTTGGCCATCGCGATGGACACCATTTTTTCTCAATGGAGTGTATTCGAGGAACCGACTTGGCTCGGCGTATCGACCATTCTCCGCTCCCGCCTGAAGAGGCCGCGCGGTACGTTCGCGATGTGGCCGAAGCCATCGACTATGCCCACCGCCACGGAGTTCTGCATCGCGACTTAAAACCGGCCAATGTCCTAATCGATGAACAAGACCAAATTCACATCACCGATTTTGGATTAGCCAAACAGATCGACAGCGACAGCAGCTTAACGGGCAGTGGCGTCGCGGTTGGAACGCCCAGCTACATGGCGCCAGAACAGGCAAGCGGGCACAGTGACCGCGCGGGCCCGACCACGGATGTCTACTCCCTGGGTGCGATCCTGTTTGCAGCGCTGACCGGCGAACCTCCGTTTTCAGGATCGACGGTCCTCAAAACGATGATGCAGGTGATCCATTCCGATCCCCCGCGTCCGAGCAACTTGGTTCCAGACATTCCGGCGGACGTCGAAACGATCTGCTTGAAATGTTTAGAAAAAGACCCCGGCAAACGTTACCGATCGGCCGCGGCGCTTGCCGAGGATTTGGCTCGGTTCCTAGCGGGGCGTCCAATTTTGGCGCGTCCACGTCCGGCGGTTGTCCGCGCGATCAACTGGATGGAAAGCGTCCCCTTGGTCGCTGCCGTCACCGGCCGTCGCCAGCTTTCGGAAGCGAGCCAGGGGCATCGAAGATTCCAGGCGGGGATTTTGTTGCTTGCGATGCTGATCCCATTGCTGATTGCCGGATTCGTCACCGTTCGCCACTCGGTTGCGCAAAAGATGCCCAGGGAGATCCACCTTGGTGGCGGCCTGGAAGGGGGCGCCTACAGCGAAGTCAGTGAACTGCTTGCCAAGCGGATCCACAAACGTGGCAGCCTGCCGGTGACGGTAAGCAAGAGTGGCGGTTCGCACGACAACAGCAAATCGGTCTTAGACGGAACCGTCCACTTGGCCCCCATGCAAGCGACTTCGATCACGGGAGCGGACCTGAGTGTTGCAGCCCCGCTGTTCTACGAAGCTGCCCACGTGCTGGTGCGCCGCGATTCCAACATCCACAGCATCGAAGAACTTGCCGGCCATGCCGTGGCGGTAGGCCCCGATTCCAGCGGATCCAGGCAGGTCGCGGAGTACTTGCTCGACTCGTATGCGCTTGCTCCCCAATCGGTCCCGCGAAAGGTCATCCCCTGGCCGCAATTGAATTCAACAGAAAATCTTGACGCTGCGGTGATCTGCATCGGGCGGCGAAGCAAACTAATCGGCGACCTGCTGGACCAAGGATGGGGACTGTTACCAGTGCAGCAAGCGATCGAGGTTTCGCTTCAGCATCCGACGCTGCGGACGATGACGATCCCGCCAACCGATTTTCCTTCCGCCAACCTTCCGCCGGGCGGAATCCCCACGGTTGGGACGACCGCATTTCTAGCGGTCCGAACCGACCTACCCGATAAACTGGTCACGCTGACCCTTGAATCGCTTTACGAATCGCCTCCCTTGTTCCCGGGAATGATCCCACGCCTAAATGCCGCAGAATGGCAAGGACTCGTTTTTCATCCCGCAGCCCGCAAGTACTACGCACAGTCACAGGCCAAAGATGAACCGGTCGCCAAGTGA
- a CDS encoding DUF5989 family protein — MPTPTRSIMPTSSNADSTDSTTASGEAFAESAFEQSPGLVREFWDFLHDNKKWWLVPILLSIALLSLFVTLAASSVSPFLYVLF, encoded by the coding sequence ATGCCTACCCCCACTCGATCCATCATGCCAACGTCCTCCAACGCCGACTCCACCGATTCGACCACCGCGTCTGGTGAAGCGTTCGCAGAATCGGCGTTTGAGCAGAGTCCGGGTTTGGTCCGTGAATTCTGGGATTTTTTGCATGACAACAAAAAATGGTGGCTCGTTCCTATCCTGTTGTCGATCGCCTTGTTATCCCTGTTTGTTACATTGGCGGCTTCGTCCGTTTCACCTTTTTTATACGTGCTGTTCTGA
- the hemG gene encoding protoporphyrinogen oxidase, whose protein sequence is MTRQINAKPHVVIVGGGLSGLTTAFYLQRAIADIQLSILESAPQIGGVIQTEQMDGYLVEHGADMFATQPGDAFQLCQDLGIEEELLVPNVEGRGAMIVRGDQLHPVPEGFVLMRPTRTASILKTPLLSLSGKMRLLGERWIATRKETTDESVADFTRRRLGQETLDRIVQPLVGGIYTADHEQLSMAATMPTFVNMERQHTSLAAATAARQRRSEDSPERNSSGARYSQFRGFPKGMSSWLQTIADRLPKDAMRLQTSVRSVTPTATEGHDQRWDVETSEGKLPQADAVVLATPAAAAAKLCAPFASSIAEPLSSLKTASSVITIIAAANKDIARLPKTFGFVVPAAESKSILACSFANHKFAGRCPEDTTLMRIFMGGALRTDLLERTDAELLALIREELGTWIGWNGKAIWTKAVRWNNAMPQYHVGHLDRVGKIESGLAAYPTMALAGNSLHGVGIAPVIRTAKQAAARIAASLAVDSESGVPKP, encoded by the coding sequence TTGACCCGCCAAATAAATGCCAAACCTCACGTCGTGATCGTCGGTGGAGGGCTTTCCGGATTGACGACGGCCTTTTATCTGCAACGCGCTATCGCAGACATTCAGCTGAGCATTCTTGAATCCGCACCACAAATCGGTGGGGTCATTCAAACTGAGCAAATGGACGGCTACCTGGTGGAGCACGGTGCGGACATGTTTGCAACGCAGCCAGGGGATGCTTTTCAACTCTGCCAAGATCTGGGGATCGAAGAGGAACTTTTGGTTCCCAATGTGGAGGGACGCGGTGCCATGATCGTACGCGGCGATCAACTGCATCCCGTTCCAGAAGGGTTCGTGTTGATGCGTCCCACACGAACGGCTTCGATCCTGAAGACTCCTTTGCTTTCTCTATCGGGGAAGATGCGGCTGTTGGGTGAACGGTGGATCGCCACACGGAAAGAGACGACCGACGAAAGCGTTGCGGACTTTACCAGGCGACGCCTGGGACAAGAAACCTTAGATCGGATCGTGCAGCCATTGGTCGGGGGAATCTACACCGCGGATCATGAACAACTAAGCATGGCCGCGACGATGCCTACATTCGTCAACATGGAACGCCAACACACCAGCCTTGCTGCAGCGACCGCAGCGCGCCAACGACGTAGCGAAGACAGCCCCGAACGCAACAGTAGCGGAGCCCGCTACTCTCAATTCCGTGGTTTTCCAAAAGGGATGAGCTCTTGGCTGCAGACGATTGCCGATCGCCTTCCCAAAGACGCGATGCGACTGCAGACCTCCGTCCGATCGGTGACTCCGACAGCAACCGAAGGTCACGACCAGAGATGGGATGTCGAAACGAGCGAGGGAAAACTGCCTCAAGCCGATGCCGTCGTGCTGGCAACTCCCGCCGCCGCGGCAGCCAAACTATGTGCTCCGTTTGCATCCTCGATAGCGGAACCCTTGAGTAGTTTAAAAACCGCCAGCTCGGTGATCACGATCATTGCCGCGGCGAACAAGGATATCGCTCGGCTTCCCAAGACCTTTGGATTTGTGGTTCCAGCTGCCGAAAGCAAATCGATCCTAGCCTGTAGTTTTGCCAACCATAAATTTGCCGGAAGGTGTCCCGAAGATACGACACTGATGCGTATCTTCATGGGAGGTGCGTTGCGAACCGATTTGCTGGAGCGAACCGATGCTGAACTATTGGCGTTGATCCGCGAGGAGCTGGGCACTTGGATCGGCTGGAATGGAAAAGCGATCTGGACCAAGGCGGTCCGCTGGAACAATGCGATGCCGCAGTACCATGTGGGACATCTTGATCGAGTCGGTAAAATCGAAAGCGGTTTGGCGGCCTACCCAACGATGGCACTTGCCGGCAACAGCCTACACGGCGTGGGGATTGCCCCAGTCATTCGTACCGCAAAACAAGCCGCTGCCAGAATCGCGGCTTCACTCGCCGTGGACAGCGAAAGCGGCGTTCCAAAGCCCTGA
- a CDS encoding ExbD/TolR family protein, translating to MRIPPSDDGDRLATNMTPMIDVVFLLIIFFLVSSHLARQEAHLPLALPVADTHLEEIDPRNVLTINVDEDGRWLVAGTEADEPRLAAILASHRDKHGDEAPVRIRTDRTVPYAKVEPILRLSAESGLWNAAFAVHGE from the coding sequence ATGCGAATTCCCCCATCGGACGATGGCGATCGCTTGGCGACAAACATGACGCCGATGATCGATGTCGTGTTTCTGTTGATCATCTTTTTTCTGGTTTCCAGCCACCTTGCCCGCCAGGAAGCCCATCTGCCGTTGGCGCTTCCCGTTGCGGATACGCACCTAGAAGAAATCGATCCCCGAAATGTCCTGACGATCAATGTCGATGAGGACGGGCGCTGGTTGGTTGCGGGGACCGAAGCCGATGAGCCTCGTTTGGCGGCCATTTTGGCCAGCCATCGAGACAAGCATGGCGATGAGGCGCCGGTCCGCATTCGCACCGACCGAACGGTTCCTTACGCCAAGGTTGAACCGATCTTGCGGTTGAGTGCCGAATCAGGGCTTTGGAACGCCGCTTTCGCTGTCCACGGCGAGTGA